The following coding sequences are from one Oncorhynchus nerka isolate Pitt River linkage group LG6, Oner_Uvic_2.0, whole genome shotgun sequence window:
- the LOC115130586 gene encoding ubiquitin-conjugating enzyme E2 K, giving the protein MANIAVQRIKREFKEVLKSEETSKNQIKVDLVDENFTELKGEIAGPPDTPYEGGRYQLEIKIPETYPFNPPKVRFITKIWHPNISSVTGAICLDILKDQWAAAMTLRTVLLSLQALLAAAEPDDPQDAVVANQYKQNPEMFKQTARLWSHVYAGAPSSSPEYTRKIDKLCAMGFDKNAVIVALSSKSWDVETATELLLSN; this is encoded by the exons ATGGCCAACATCGCGGTTCAAAGGATAAAACGGGAATTTAAAGAGGTTCTCAAAAGCGAGGAG ACGAGTAAAAACCAGATAAAAGTGGACCTGGTGGATGAGAACTTCACAGAGCTGAAGGGGGAGATCGCAGGGCCACCTGATACACCGTATGAAG GTGGTAGATATCAACTAGAAATAAAAATTCCAGAAACATATCCCTTCAATCCACcaaag GTACGATTTATCACGAAGATTTGGCATCCCAACATCAGCTCAGTCACAGGTGCGATATGTCTGGACATCCTCAAAGACCAGTG GGCGGCAGCTATGACGCTGAGGACAGTGTTGCTGTCACTACAGGCCTTACTGGCAGCTGCAGAACCAGACGACCCACAGGACGCTGTGGTGGCCAATCAA TATAAACAGAACCCAGAGATGTTCAAACAGACGGCCAGACTCTGGTCTCATGTGTACGCCGGCGCCCCCTCCTCCAGTCCAGAGTACACCCGCAAAATAGACAAACTCTGTGCCATGGGCTTCGACAAA AATGCAGTAATAGTGGCGTTGTCGTCGAAATCCTGGGACGTGGAGACTGCGACAGAGCTACTGCTCAGTAACTGA